A DNA window from Candidatus Zixiibacteriota bacterium contains the following coding sequences:
- a CDS encoding FAD-binding oxidoreductase, with translation MDIIGKLASLVPHDRISTHSDHLAVASHDESSLAPVTPRAVVWSMNAAEVSAIIRACIEDNTPITTRGAGSALEGSTIPLAEGIVLDLSRMTNVLNIWPEDLQCEVEPGVIYDHLNNRLKRDGLFFPPSPGGSGDIATVGGMVATNASGIYSVKYGGTREYILALEIVTGTGEILRLGNRAVKRSSGYNLVELIAGSEGTLAVITAITMKLSGIPEDRLQTAFRFDTEVAAARAVSEMRRYGLDLAAVEFLDRRLLTALNKLKGYNLAEVPCLFLEFHGPRPVLDSNSEAAENICSELGGTHLVLAEGHRPWEIRHWATDAIKHWKPGYSIIRNDIAFPISKLPEMVDYCHQLGDENGIEIFTFGHVGLGLLHALMVADKTDTVMWQRAMDINKSIIEKTIGVGGTISGEHGIGLGHKDQFELEHGRSVELMRAIKRQFDPHNILNPGKIFDV, from the coding sequence ATGGACATCATCGGAAAACTCGCATCGCTTGTTCCACATGACCGGATCTCCACCCACTCGGACCACCTTGCTGTCGCCTCTCACGATGAGTCATCATTGGCACCGGTAACACCGCGCGCGGTTGTCTGGTCTATGAATGCGGCTGAGGTTTCGGCAATAATTCGTGCCTGCATCGAAGACAACACCCCCATTACCACGCGTGGCGCGGGTTCGGCATTGGAGGGGTCGACCATTCCGCTGGCGGAGGGAATTGTGCTCGATCTCAGCCGGATGACAAACGTGCTCAATATCTGGCCGGAGGATTTGCAGTGCGAGGTCGAGCCGGGTGTAATCTACGACCATCTGAACAATCGGCTAAAGCGTGACGGGCTCTTCTTCCCTCCGTCCCCCGGCGGCTCCGGGGATATTGCGACGGTCGGCGGGATGGTAGCTACTAATGCGAGCGGCATTTACTCGGTGAAATACGGCGGCACGCGCGAATATATTCTGGCGCTCGAAATTGTGACGGGTACCGGTGAGATACTGCGCCTTGGCAACCGCGCCGTCAAACGATCAAGCGGGTACAATCTGGTTGAACTGATCGCCGGATCTGAGGGGACATTGGCAGTCATTACCGCCATCACGATGAAACTGTCCGGTATCCCTGAGGACCGCCTGCAAACGGCGTTTCGATTTGACACCGAAGTGGCCGCCGCAAGGGCTGTCTCAGAAATGCGACGGTACGGGCTGGACCTGGCCGCCGTCGAATTCTTGGACCGTCGTCTGCTAACCGCGCTCAACAAGCTCAAGGGGTACAACTTGGCGGAAGTCCCCTGTTTATTTCTTGAGTTTCACGGACCCAGACCTGTCCTTGATTCCAACAGTGAGGCGGCCGAGAACATCTGTTCAGAATTAGGCGGTACGCATCTCGTCCTTGCCGAAGGTCACCGTCCGTGGGAGATCCGCCACTGGGCCACTGATGCCATTAAGCACTGGAAACCCGGCTACAGCATCATTCGGAATGACATCGCCTTTCCTATCTCCAAACTGCCGGAAATGGTCGACTATTGCCACCAGTTGGGGGACGAAAACGGGATTGAGATATTCACATTCGGTCATGTCGGACTGGGTCTTTTGCATGCTCTAATGGTAGCAGACAAGACGGACACTGTCATGTGGCAACGTGCAATGGATATTAACAAGAGCATCATTGAAAAGACCATTGGCGTCGGTGGCACGATCTCCGGCGAGCACGGCATCGGACTTGGCCACAAGGATCAGTTCGAACTTGAGCATGGCCGTTCGGTCGAGTTAATGCGTGCCATCAAACGCCAATTCGACCCGCACAACATTCTTAACCCGGGCAAGATATTCGACGTCTGA
- a CDS encoding cytochrome c3 family protein produces MGQRQLWAALTIGWLIVFLATPASVLRAASLSEGPDDATCLGCHDGYDKSLDSTPHRLSSQIKNPSAAVACVSCHAGGAVHAEDPSAANISNPSRLVGHDAVKACASCHQAHRELDNYGFDAHAVQETNCASCHKVHNAAAMSSLRDNDAAFCGSCHTESATMLSRRSNHPVRQGAMSCLSCHQFAKRSDRNQAYDLNRVCQDCHPEQSGPFPNEHAVATSYSVEGGGCVECHNPHGSENDHLLKQSGNRLCQQCHVVPGHQTAHSGAYANYDCVVCHTDTHGSFQDWRFLDRDLGAKLGDGSCYCHSLN; encoded by the coding sequence ATGGGACAAAGACAACTATGGGCAGCGCTTACGATCGGCTGGCTCATTGTTTTCCTGGCTACCCCGGCCTCAGTGCTGCGGGCGGCGTCGCTTTCGGAGGGACCCGACGATGCCACCTGCCTGGGTTGCCATGATGGCTACGACAAATCGCTCGACAGCACACCGCATCGCCTCAGTTCCCAGATTAAGAATCCGTCTGCAGCGGTTGCGTGTGTGAGTTGCCACGCCGGGGGCGCCGTTCATGCCGAAGACCCGAGCGCGGCCAATATCTCCAATCCTTCCCGCCTTGTCGGGCATGACGCGGTCAAGGCATGCGCAAGCTGCCATCAAGCACATCGCGAACTCGACAACTACGGGTTCGACGCTCACGCCGTTCAGGAGACCAATTGCGCGTCGTGCCACAAAGTGCACAACGCCGCTGCAATGTCGTCACTGCGAGACAATGATGCAGCATTTTGTGGATCGTGTCATACGGAATCGGCCACCATGTTGTCCCGCCGGTCCAACCATCCGGTTCGCCAAGGCGCGATGTCCTGCCTCAGTTGCCACCAGTTTGCGAAGCGGTCAGATCGCAACCAGGCGTATGACTTGAACCGGGTCTGTCAAGACTGCCATCCTGAACAATCAGGGCCGTTTCCGAATGAACATGCCGTGGCGACATCGTACTCGGTAGAGGGGGGCGGCTGCGTTGAATGTCATAACCCACACGGCAGCGAAAATGACCACCTGCTCAAGCAGTCCGGCAACCGGCTCTGCCAACAGTGTCATGTGGTGCCGGGGCACCAGACCGCCCACAGCGGCGCGTACGCCAACTATGACTGCGTGGTCTGTCACACCGACACCCATGGGTCGTTCCAGGACTGGCGGTTTCTTGATCGCGATCTGGGCGCAAAACTCGGCGATGGCAGTTGCTACTGCCACAGCCTGAATTGA